ACATCAATCAAGAAACAACTCCAATGCAGATTGCTCAGGCAATCAGCCCGTCACTGGCCAAAAAATCAGTAGCAGCTCGAGTGGATAAGCACTATGTCGGCATGAACGAAGCAATTCGCTTTAGCGGTCAATTTAAATTAGTCACAAAAGACGAAGACGAGGCTTTGGACATTTTGCGGCACTCAACCGCGCACTTGCTGGCTCAAGCTTTGCGCCATCTGCACCCGAAGATCCATCTAGGTGTCGGCCCATCGATTTCAAACGGCTTTTATTACGATACAGATGATTCTGGTGAATCAGACAAACAAGTTGCGGCAGACGAATTCCCGGCTATCGAAGCTGAGATGGCTAAAATTGTCAAAGCAGATTTGCCGATTAATAATCGTCCCGTTTCACGTCAAGAAGCTTTGCAAATTTTTGCTGATGACCCATACAAGGTAGAGCTGATTAATGATCTTCCTGAAGACGAAGAAATTACAATTGCTGTTCAAGGCGATTATACAGATCTTGACCGTGGTGGTTTGGTGCCGTCGACAGGCTGTATCAAACATTTTGCACTGTCTTCAGTGGCCGGCGCTTATTGGCGCGGCAAATCGGATAACCCAATGATGCAGCGTATTTACGGTTTGTCTGAATGGACGGCTGAAGATCTGCAGGCTCAACAGACAGCTATTACAGAGCGCAAAGAGCGCGATCACCGGACGATCGGCCGGCAAATGGAGCTGTTTTTCACGAACCAGGAAATTGGTGCCGGTTTGCCTGTCTGGCTGCCAAATGGTGCTGCGATTCGTCGTACGATTGAGGACTATGTGGCTGAAAAAGAGCGTGAGAATGGTTATCTGCATGTTTACACGCCGGTTGTTTCCAACCTTGATCTCTACAAGCGTTCTGGACACTGGGATCATTATCGTGATGACATGTTCCCGCCGATGAAAGCCGATGATGGCGAGGAGTTGGAGCTGCGTCCGATGAACTGCCCATCGCATATCGAAGTCTTCGAACATGAACCGCGTTCATACCGCGACCTGCCTTACCGCATTGCTGAATTCGGCCAGATGCACCGTTGGGAGAAATCTGGTGCCTTGACTGGCCTGTCGCGTGTTCGTGAAATGACGCTCAACGATGGCCACACGGTTGTCGCACCTGAACAAGTTGAATCTGAATTCAAGGAAATTCTGCGTTTGATCCGTGAAGTTTATGCTGATTTTGGTTTCACAGACAAAGATTATCGTTTCCGCCTTTCATACCGCGATCCGAAGAATACGAAGAAATATTATGACGATGACGCCATGTGGGAGCATGCACAAGCCGCTTTGAAACGCGCGATGGACGACATGCACTTGGATTATTTTGAAGCCGAAGGCGAAGCTGCTTTCTACGGGCCAAAGCTTGATATTCAGTTCCGTACAGCTCTGGGCAACGAAGAAACCATGTCAACGATCCAATTGGACTTCTTATTGCCAGAACGCTTTGACATGAAATATACGGGTGAAGACGGACAAGACCATCGTCCAGTTCTGATTCACCGTGGCGTTGTCGGTACGATGGAACGTTTTGTGGCTTTCTTAATTGAAAAATACAAGGGTCAATTCCCGACTTGGCTGGCACCTGTACAGGCTGTGATTATTCCAGTTAATTACGGTGCTCACGGCGATTACGCGCAAAGTATTTACAGCCGCTTGATGAAAGACGGCCGCCGGATTAAGTTTGACAAGCGTGATGAAAAACTGGGATATTTGATTCGTGACGCGCAAGTCAGTCTGAAAACACCTTATATCCTTGTTGTTGGGGACCAGGAAGTGCAGAATGGGACGGTCACAGTTAGATTACGCGGCAGCGATAAGACACAAGAAATGTCTGTCGACGAGTTCGAAAAGCTGATTAATAGCGATGTGGCTAATTACTCAAAGGGTAGCGAAAAAGTGCAGGAGATGTTAAGTAAATGACAGAAATTTCATTGGAGCAGATCAAAGATTTCGACAAAGGTTTGAAAAGTTTTCCAGCCGCTAATGCGATTCATCGTGCCATCAGCAGCAACGGTATCAATAAAGCGACTTTAGACCCTAAAGCGGCGATTCAGTCCCAGCCGGTTTTTTCAGTCGAGGTTAAGACAGGAAAAGTTGCCAATCAGATGGCCTCAGGCCGCTGCTGGATGTTTGCGGCTTTGAACACGATGCGGCATCATACAGCTGATTTATTCAATATTTCAGACAAATTTGAATTGTCGCAGAGTTACACTTTTTTCTGGGACAAATTTGAAAAAGCGAATTATTTTTACAATAATGTTGTGAAAACAGCTGATTTACCGCTTGATGACCGCAAAGTTTCCTATTTGATGGCAACGCCTCAGCAGGATGGCGGCCAGTGGGATATGATTTGTGCCATTATTGAAAAATACGGCCTTGTGCCACAGAGTGTTTTTCCTGAAAGCTATGATTCCAGCCACTCATTTCCTCTGAACCGGCTTTTTAATCGTAAATTGCGCAAAGATGCTGTCGAATTGCGTTCCTTGGCTGCACAGAAGTCTAATCAAGCTGAAATTGATGAGAAAATCAAAGAATTCAATTCAGATAACTATCGTTTGCTGAGTTTGGTTTTTGGCGATCCGGCTGATGTTGCTCACTTTGACTTCGAGTATCGTGACGAAGATAAGAATTATCATCTAGAAAAAGGTTTGACACCAAAGAGCTTTTTTGAGAAGTTTGTGAATCAGAACTTAGAAGACTACGTCTCGATCATTAATGCGCCGACGGCCGACAAGCCATACAACAAGACCTATACGATTGAAAATCTTGGCAATGTTGTTGGCGGCCGTGAGGTCAAACATTTAAATGTTGAGCTGGATACTTTCAAGCAATTGGCTGTTTCTCAATTGAAGGATGGCCAGTCTGTCTGGTTTGGTGTCGATATGGGTCCTCAGGTGGATCGCGATTCTGGCATCATGGATTTGGATAACTTTGCTCAAGAAGATGCCTTGGGGATTGATTTAGGACTTTCTAAGGCTGAGCAGTTAGATTACGGTGATTCTTTGATGACCCACGCCATGGTTTTAACTGGTGTTGATTTGGATGAGAATGGCAAGCCTTTGCGCTGGAAGGTGGAAAATTCCTGGGGCGAAAAAGCCGGGAAAAACGGCTACTTTGTCATGTCTGACGCCTGGATGAGCTTGTATGCCTATCAAGTTGTTGTCAATAAAAAATACTTGTCGCCAGAGCTTGTTCAAGCTCAAAGTGCCTCACCGAAAATTCTCGATCCGTGGGATCCAATGGGTGCGCTGGCTTAAGTAGATTCTTCTAAAACCGCACCGTTGTGCGGTTTTTTTATTTGCTAGAATTTTATGGTTTGCAGTCTTGCCGCCCTTGGCGTTAGAATAATCTCATGCCTGATGCTAAATGGGCGACTATCCAAAAGTAAGATGGCTGATATTTTTAATATTCAGTCAAAGTTTTTATCAAAAATGAACCAAAGTAGATCTTTGAAAGATTGCTTTTTTGATAGATTCATCATGAAAAATATAAATGGAGGAAACGATTTGGTACTTGAAAAAACATTATATCGTGAGCTGTTCAATCACGCTTTTGCTAAAAGCATCAAAGTGAATTATTGGGATGATACGACAGAGTCATATGGAGAAGGTGATCCGCTTGCAACGATATCTATCCATAAACCTATTCCGATTTCCGATCTCACGAGTCAACCGACACTGACCTTAGCTGAAGCTTACATGAGTAAGCAGATTGAGGTTTCTGGATCGGTTCAGGAATTGATTGCGGCTGCTTACCAGGCCCACGGCAGTTTTTTGACCAGTGCAAAATTTGCTAAGTTTTTGCCAAAAATGTCTCATTCAAGAAAAGCCAGCAAAAGCGAAATTCAAAGTCACTACGATATTGGCAATGATTTTTATGCTAAATGGTTGGATCCGACCATGACCTATTCCTGTGCCTACTTTAAATCCGACAGCGATTCATTGGAAGAGGCACAGTTGAATAAAGTTCATCATGTTTTAAATAAATTGGACGCTCAGCCGGGCCGTCGCTTAGTTGATATTGGCAGTGGCTGGGGCACGTTGATTATGATTGCGGCCAAGGAATATGGTTTAAAAACACTTGGCGTGACCCTTAGTCAGGAACAATACGACTATACACAGGCTCAGATTAAAAAAGAAGGTCTGGAGAGTCAGGTTGAAGTACGATTGATGGATTACCGTGATCTGAAAGGCGAGAAATTTGATTACGTGACCTCGATTGGCATGTTTGAGCACGTGGGTAAAGAGAATTTAGCTGAGTATTTGCAGGTTGTCAAAGATATCTTAGTGGATAACGGTGTTGCCTTGATTCACGGGATTACCGGTCAGCATAAAGGTGTGGGTGTCGATCCCTTCTTGAATAAGTACATTTTCCCAGGCGGATACATCCCTAACGTCGAAGAAATGCTGGGCCATGCGATGGACGCTGGTTTACAGTTGGACGACCTTGAACCATTACGGCGCCATTATCAAAAGACTTTGGAAATTTGGCATGCTAATTTTAAAAAAGTCTACGATCAGGTCATTGATTCCTATGGTGAGCCCTTCGCTCGCATGTGGGATCTGTATTTGCAGGGGGCTGCTGGCTCTTTTGAAGGCGGTAATATTGACGTGATGCAGTTCTTGATTTCAAATGGCGCTAGTTCGACCGGCTTGCCGATGACACGCAAGTATATTTACGCAAAAGAAGATTGATTTGGTAAACACTCTGGGAAGAGTGTTTTTATTTGCTCAATTTTCACAAGTTGGTTAATAAATTATATAATGAACGTGGAACCTGAATTGTTAGCGCTTACATAAGAAGAAGTGCCTACGTGTCGGGTAATTATTATTAAACGGTATCTCGGAGGTCCACATGAACTTTATTCGTGACCATACAATGTATGCCGCCATTTTTGGATTTTTTGCTTTTGTCTGGTTTGGCTGGGCACAGGAAAATCCTCGCCCGGAATGGCGTTGGTGGCTGGCTATTTTGTCAGTTGTGGCTTTAGGAATTGCGATATGGGGTGGTATTTTAAGCGTGTACCATTGGCATGATGCTTCGGCTTTAAGTGAAGGAAAAAATTTTGTTTGGTATCTGATTTTTTTCTATGCGGAACTGTTGTTTGCAGTCGTTGGTGTCATACTGCTGGTGTATTTGAAGCAAATGAGTTGGACCGTGGTTTGGGTCAGTGCGGTTGTAGCGATTCATTTTATTGCTTTGGCTTTTGTTTTTCAGGATTCAGGATTATTTATTCTGACGGCGGCGATGCTGTTGGTAACGCTGCTGGCTCATCCTATTGCGACCTATTTTCAGGTTGCTAATAGCGCAATAACGGGTATTGGAAACGGTATTCTGCTGGTTATCTTTGCTGTAAGAGGGCTGATTTTGTTTTTCCGGGCCGGCTGATAAGTCAACAAAAAAGCGTTCTAGACGAACGCTCTTAATGTTTGATATAGCTCCAATGGGAATATTAAAACGCTTATATACCAACGTTTTCAAAGATTATGTGCAGAAAGTGTGCAGATTCAGATACAAAAACCGGTCAATGTTGCCTTTGTTCTTCAAGAACCCACCAAGCCCCCTGTGGATATTTAGTCGAAGTACGACATTCTTGCAAATAGGCTGCAGCAGTTTGCTGCTCGCCCCAGGCATCATAGCCCATCATAAAATTGGAATGAGTTCGGTTGATAGTGCTTTTCTTAGTTTTTGCAATAGAACATTTTCCTCTTGATACTAGATTATTTAATAAAAAAATTCCCAGATTAATCTGATTATATACACCTATGAGGCAGATTAGACTTATCAATGTAGATCTAATCAGTTATTTTATCTTTTAACAATTCTTTGTGCTTTAATAGAACTAATTAACAGAGGTAAGTTAGGTGAGAGGGTGACGATGACTTTGGATAATACTGCGGAACTGTCTAATGAAGAAAGTGGTTTATCAGTTAAAAATCTGAACAAGAGTTTTAAGGCCAAAAAGCAGCAAAAAGCTATTCTTAAAGATCTTAATTTTATGATTCCGGAAGGGCAAATAACAGCCTTTTTGGGACCAAATGGCGCCGGAAAAACAACAACGATCAAAATTCTTTTGGGATTGATCAAACCAAGCTCCGGAGATATTCGATACAAGGGCAACGAGAAATATTTAAAATATACAGGAGCAGTTTTAGAGGGCAGTCGAAACATTTACTGGCGGCTTTCAGCAGTTGAGAATTTTGAGTATTTTGGTGCTTTAAAGGGATTGAACAGAAAAAAATCCATAGATAACGGTCTCTATTTCTTAAAACTATTCGACCTTTATGATAAAAAAGATATTGATACCAGGTCCCTTAGCCGTGGTCAACAACAAATAGTAGCTATTTGTTGTGCGCTGCTCAATTATCCGAAAATTCTCTTTTTAGACGAACCAACATTGGGGCTGGATCTAAAAGCATCTGAAAAAATTCAGCTGATCCTTAAAGAATTGTCTCAGAAAAATAAGATGGGTATTTTCTTGACGACCCATGAAATTAAAATTGCACAAAATATATCTGATCACGTTATTTTTCTGGATAAGGGCAGCATCATTTATAAAAACAAGACCTCGCAAATCAAGGATAAGGCTGAGCGGACTGAATATTTGCTTGATTTTAAAAGACCACTCTCAAACACAGAACTAAAAACTATTCGATCCTTTGGTCAGCTGGCTGTTGATGAAAATAAGAAATACCTAATCAGCTTAGATCATCAAGTCAGCTTTCAAACCTTCTTGATGGCAGTCAGCCGGCTTCCCGTTTGCGCTATGCAGCAGAAGAGTTTAGATTTAGAAAGTTTATTTAAAAGATATATCAAGTGATTTTTCTAGGAGAAGAAAATGTTGGGACTTATCAGCGGAGAATTCAGACTAAGTAAAACGATTTATTTTAAATACCCTCTTAACAGCATCAGCATGCTCGTTTCGTATGTGGCAATTTTTTATGGCATGATCGGCGGTAGCTACCTGGCATCTGGAAGTCCTATCTTAGGGTCTAATTTAAACGCACTGGTGGTGGGCTATTCTTTATGGATCCTCATTCAAAGGACCATTGATGAAATGGGTCTTTCAATTTCCCAAGAGGCCAATAATGGTACCTTAGAACAAATATATATCTCGAATTCTATCAGCAAAGTGCTTTTTGCCAGGGGGGTCGTTAATATGATCTTTTCAAGCATTTTTATCTTGGTCACGGTAGCTGTAATTTTATTTTTTACAGGTCACCAGATCGTTTTGGATCCAAGGGAGATCATCCCGATAGCTTGTGCCTTGTTTGCCTCGCTGGGCTTGGGTTATGCCGTTGCGGGAATAACCATTTATGCCAAAAGGATCGATAATCTATTGCAAATAATTCAGTACTTGTTTTTAGCCCTGCTTTTGATTCCCTATGATAATGCCGGTATCTATCTTCGAATTGTATCGTATTTTGTGCCTTTGGCGCCGATGGTGTCGGTCTTAAAACAATTGACTAACGGTCCGGCGATGGTTTCCTACAATGATCTGCTGGTACTTCCTTTGATAAATGCATTGTTTTGGTTTGTGCTGGGATATTTAGCCTTTAACTTTTGTAATATTCAAGTTCAAAAAAGGGGTACGATCGGACATTACTAATATCCTAATTAAACGTTGTTTTTTACATAAAAACTACTATGATAGACAATAAGATATTACAAAGGGAGGGTACTATGAACATTAAAAAAGCAGAAAGAAGTTTTGTTTCGAATAACGTAAAGCTAAATGAACTTCCAGTAGCTGGATGCTGTTGTTGCAGTTGTTGTTTTAAAGTAACAATAAATAAGGGTGACTAATAACTAATATAATCAGGCTTATTTTTTATTGAGCTCTAGATTCCATTAGTCCGGTCAGCAATGTGGTATTAAACAAAAAGGAAAGTTTAATTTGGTAGATAAAAAAGTTATACCCATTAAAATTAGGGGAGCTCATAGCTTTTTATCCGAGGATAATGTAATATCGGCGGATAAGCTTAAGCTCTTAAGTGAACCGGATATTAATAAATATAAATCTAGATTTTTTGAGATAAATA
The Oenococcus kitaharae DSM 17330 DNA segment above includes these coding regions:
- the thrS gene encoding threonine--tRNA ligase, which codes for MADFKLTMPDGSIKDINQETTPMQIAQAISPSLAKKSVAARVDKHYVGMNEAIRFSGQFKLVTKDEDEALDILRHSTAHLLAQALRHLHPKIHLGVGPSISNGFYYDTDDSGESDKQVAADEFPAIEAEMAKIVKADLPINNRPVSRQEALQIFADDPYKVELINDLPEDEEITIAVQGDYTDLDRGGLVPSTGCIKHFALSSVAGAYWRGKSDNPMMQRIYGLSEWTAEDLQAQQTAITERKERDHRTIGRQMELFFTNQEIGAGLPVWLPNGAAIRRTIEDYVAEKERENGYLHVYTPVVSNLDLYKRSGHWDHYRDDMFPPMKADDGEELELRPMNCPSHIEVFEHEPRSYRDLPYRIAEFGQMHRWEKSGALTGLSRVREMTLNDGHTVVAPEQVESEFKEILRLIREVYADFGFTDKDYRFRLSYRDPKNTKKYYDDDAMWEHAQAALKRAMDDMHLDYFEAEGEAAFYGPKLDIQFRTALGNEETMSTIQLDFLLPERFDMKYTGEDGQDHRPVLIHRGVVGTMERFVAFLIEKYKGQFPTWLAPVQAVIIPVNYGAHGDYAQSIYSRLMKDGRRIKFDKRDEKLGYLIRDAQVSLKTPYILVVGDQEVQNGTVTVRLRGSDKTQEMSVDEFEKLINSDVANYSKGSEKVQEMLSK
- a CDS encoding C1 family peptidase, which produces MTEISLEQIKDFDKGLKSFPAANAIHRAISSNGINKATLDPKAAIQSQPVFSVEVKTGKVANQMASGRCWMFAALNTMRHHTADLFNISDKFELSQSYTFFWDKFEKANYFYNNVVKTADLPLDDRKVSYLMATPQQDGGQWDMICAIIEKYGLVPQSVFPESYDSSHSFPLNRLFNRKLRKDAVELRSLAAQKSNQAEIDEKIKEFNSDNYRLLSLVFGDPADVAHFDFEYRDEDKNYHLEKGLTPKSFFEKFVNQNLEDYVSIINAPTADKPYNKTYTIENLGNVVGGREVKHLNVELDTFKQLAVSQLKDGQSVWFGVDMGPQVDRDSGIMDLDNFAQEDALGIDLGLSKAEQLDYGDSLMTHAMVLTGVDLDENGKPLRWKVENSWGEKAGKNGYFVMSDAWMSLYAYQVVVNKKYLSPELVQAQSASPKILDPWDPMGALA
- a CDS encoding SAM-dependent methyltransferase; translated protein: MKNINGGNDLVLEKTLYRELFNHAFAKSIKVNYWDDTTESYGEGDPLATISIHKPIPISDLTSQPTLTLAEAYMSKQIEVSGSVQELIAAAYQAHGSFLTSAKFAKFLPKMSHSRKASKSEIQSHYDIGNDFYAKWLDPTMTYSCAYFKSDSDSLEEAQLNKVHHVLNKLDAQPGRRLVDIGSGWGTLIMIAAKEYGLKTLGVTLSQEQYDYTQAQIKKEGLESQVEVRLMDYRDLKGEKFDYVTSIGMFEHVGKENLAEYLQVVKDILVDNGVALIHGITGQHKGVGVDPFLNKYIFPGGYIPNVEEMLGHAMDAGLQLDDLEPLRRHYQKTLEIWHANFKKVYDQVIDSYGEPFARMWDLYLQGAAGSFEGGNIDVMQFLISNGASSTGLPMTRKYIYAKED
- a CDS encoding ABC transporter ATP-binding protein; translation: MTLDNTAELSNEESGLSVKNLNKSFKAKKQQKAILKDLNFMIPEGQITAFLGPNGAGKTTTIKILLGLIKPSSGDIRYKGNEKYLKYTGAVLEGSRNIYWRLSAVENFEYFGALKGLNRKKSIDNGLYFLKLFDLYDKKDIDTRSLSRGQQQIVAICCALLNYPKILFLDEPTLGLDLKASEKIQLILKELSQKNKMGIFLTTHEIKIAQNISDHVIFLDKGSIIYKNKTSQIKDKAERTEYLLDFKRPLSNTELKTIRSFGQLAVDENKKYLISLDHQVSFQTFLMAVSRLPVCAMQQKSLDLESLFKRYIK